The Harmonia axyridis chromosome 3, icHarAxyr1.1, whole genome shotgun sequence nucleotide sequence tggGTTTCAGTCGAAATTAGTTTTTATACGTGATATGTGtagaatttcgaaaacaatattTACTTGTCCAGAACATCCAGAAATACTTGATATAAGCACATCCGCCGTCAGTAGTGTCATGAATCCTGGTGATGGTTATGCACAGctgaagaaaatagaaatgaTATGAATTtcccttgtttttcattttcactgtaataaacaaagaagaagaaagaaagttcattcagaagtaggtaacagaaaatcattcaaaattttttacaatgatcataactataataatttcaaaataaaagagtACACAATGAAGTATGTAATGCCTGGGAACAGATAGCGTTGAAATCTATGGAAGAAGCCGTAGCAGAAGAAGTGAAATAAGCGATCGAATGTGGAAGTATCGACATAAATGATACACCTTCAATAACGGTATTTTGTGATGGTAGTTGGGCTAAACGATCTTATCGAAACTGGGGAAATTATAATTTACTCTCGGAGTTCCTACAATTGTTGGGATGCAAACTGGAAAAATTTTATACTTGGGtgtgaaaatagtaatttacgtaacaagtccggaaaatagggttttttttggacgaagacgcttacgctcgtcctggaagtctgtgagtccaaaaaaaccattttcgggcgtgttgcgtacaatattttttcggcaaccatgtaaaataacactatcgctgctgctttccatattttattgcgattgcgatcaaaaaacatgcaaatttttgacaactaatttcatatgaactgtcagccgttatctcggttgctatggattctatgattcttttccggcctagtccgggaagtacgtactttccggactaggccgggaaatgctactttctcagagaaaaagcgtccgggaagtgagcacttttcggatggttgccgaaaaaaagtATTGCATAATATGTCAAAGAGTTCAAACTAACAATGACACACCAACAGAGCATACATGCTATAAAAATTGGAATTCATCTTCGACCGCCATGCAGCTGAaggattttgttttttgtttgtgtAAAATGCCTCCTATGTCAAGTTATTGCTCAACAGTTGAAAGCATTttatataaacatttttctgcaaaagctatagattggggaaaaataatgaagatcgagcgaagcgtctattagagaatgaattgtgctcgaagatcacaaacagtggcctttttattaataaaaaaaagtctAGGTCCTTCTCCAgatggcatttttgaaaaaagtaatcaTTCAATTAAAATCGAATGCCCTTTTTCAGCAAGAAAAGATATGATAAAAGATGCTATTAaaaggaaacaaatcacatatttggaaaaaatgatgatcaggaatatcgattgaaacaaagtcagaattattattttcaagttcagggacaattaaatatagctgaaagagaaaaatgctTTTGTCGTGTAAACTTTGAAGGACACTTTATTCATCGAAGTCAACatcgatgaagagtttttcgaaggaaaatttcattagaacTGTGTTTTACATGTAATAATTGACCTAAGACATAGAGGCTTAAAAATAAGGATCCTCAATACAAACTAGATCTTCaggatgagaaaaattgaagaaaacagaaggcaattagaaatatatcattatgaaccaagcagattttttttaattataacaaagtactattctttaaaactgtagatatttatggaatgagttcatcaaaattctcaatgaaacttttttatttcggattagatattcaaaattcattccatttaattcataagggtttttaacaattcaaaaaatgaggaTAATGGTATATCAAAGCGTATTTGAATTCTCAATTCGATATCAAGTAATTATGGAAAGTAGAGTCTTTTTCAAAACCTAAAAGACAGTTCTTGTTTCTAAACTCTGttcttattataaagaaaccgtctttacaaccataatcgtaggtgaccatttgacaatcatttcatttcatcaaaatgtcgaaaatgcggctgcatattccgacacgcactagtagaactcgagaaagaaacgagatcatcccaatgcgttacaaattcattcaatctgggctgagggcctaatacgttctctatatttttactACGATAGACCACGCCCACCCGCTCTTGCCCCTTCACGTTGCGACCCCTGTGCTTcccaagcagtgtggtgtaaacagactcttaaACCCAAAATCTTTCAAAGCAGCTATTGTGGTATCGTGAAataaagttttgaaattcaatttgtatgCTTtcttaattattgaatttttttcagcttCGTAAACTTTTCTGACATCACTTAATTTGGCATAATATTTGATAAGACCTGTTTCAAAGTCAGGATAAACGAATGTTTTatctaaattttttaaattgaaccAGTTGTTTCGAACATTTTTCATAACATGAACAAAATCATAAGACAAGAATATAGTTTTGCCAGTTTTTGAAGGATtgggaataaaatttgaattggaCAATTTCTTAAACATTGTTTGGTTCATTCTACAATTATCTGTTATTATGCATAAAATTTCAAACCCACATTTCTGAACTTAATCAATTACATAAGTTGCGAATGGAATAATTTCACTTCCGCTTATACTGTCAACTGGAACTAATTTtacaatttcatgaaaattcccAAAAGCTGAAGATATCATAAATGCCAAAACAGTTTTTGCCAAACTATCTCTGTTGGCAGCGTAGCCAATCAAATTTTTGGAGCGATAGTCCAATCTTGGTGTTATATAAATTTCGTCTATCAAAAGAACAACAACTTTTTCCCTAGGCGTTAAATTTGACgatatatttgatatataaTTATTGTTATGGATATCATTATTTGGGGAAACATTAAGGCCAGAAGATATTCTCTGTAAATATCTTTTATtaggtaaaatgaaaaaacctctCAGAAGCTCATACGTGGAGTGGGAAGTTGTATGAATCAGAAAAGCCATAATAATGGTCGATGAAGAATATCTATTTGTCTTTAGAGTGCTCTGTCTTAACTGATCGATTAAAATTTCGAGATTTTTTGAATGCGGTAAATTCTTTTCACACGATACAGTTAATGCTAGGTCCAAATATTTCGAACTTTTCTCCATGAGATAattaaatgattcaaaaaatatGTCGGTATCACTTCTAAATTTTTCCTTGTATCTTGCCAAAATGTTCTCTAGTTGTGACCATCTGctcaatttcaaatcgaaagGAAGAATCCACTTCAAATCATTGAAATTCAACTTGTGGTAAATGTTTACTAgattaaataattttaataatgattcaaaagtgatgaaattttgcttacatactaattttgggtattagatcacgaatccggtgacataaattcctcaatcctgctagttttttttttaaaaatttgtaaaattggcttgatgaaggtgaggttatccacattaatagctagtttccttgtattttatcaactgattctcgttagaaatgattaattaatcacatttcaagctcttccctaaaaaaaaatggctttttttcgtcaaaaactactattttattctgTTGTAAATGTACACCGAAAGCTCATCTATTCTATGTGTGACATGCGCAGCATGCTACTTCTAATTTTATGTATCTGTGCTTCTCATTCTGGAAGctctcagtttttttttaactcgTCGTCGTCGTTGTGTTCACAGTTTACTTTTTCTCTTTTCCTTTCGAATAAACCGTTATAAACTCTGCAAGTGttttattaaatataaaaaacaacaggttatgggcccagatCGCTTACACCGCGTGTGAACCTAGTTTAAAGTTTTTCAGTTCGGGATAGTTAACAAAAAGTCGTTTTAAACAGTGATACACGTGTTTTCTCACAAAAGCAAAATGGCCGCCAATTACTTGATGAGCGTCCCCAAGCTTTTAGGACGTGAGAATTACGACGAGTGGGCTTTCGCAGTCGAGAATGTGTTTGTGCTTGAAGGACTAAGTAAATGCATCGACGGTAGCGAAACGGATCTTCCCACAATTGCTAAAGCCAAAGCAAAGTTGGTATTAACAATTGACCCTTCTTTGTTCCCACACGTGAAGGACGCCAAAAGTGCTCAAGAATTATGGACCAGTCTCAGAAACTTATATGATGACAGTGGTTTCATGCGAAAAATTGGGCTTTTACGGACATTAATATCGGCCAGGCTTGAAAACCACAATAGCATGGAATCTTACATAAATCAGATCATCGAGACTTCTCAAAAACTACGACGAACAGGTTTTAAAATCGATGAAGAGTGGATTGGTTCCTTGTTGCTAGCAGGTCTTCCTGAAAAGTATAGTCCGATGATAATGGCCGTGGAACATTCGGGATTAGCAATCACCACAGATTCAATCAAAACCAGATTACTAGACATGCAGATAGATGGAGGTAACAGTGGCAACAATGGTGCGTTCGCAGCGAACAGGAACACCAGATCAGGTTACAGAAAACCTTGGAGAGATGGCGCTAGCAAAGCAAGAGAGAATTCTGCAACCAGTGCGGCCGGTAAAACGTCAAATTCAAACCGACAGGCAAGTCAAAACAAAAAGGACctcaataatattatttgtttcaAGTGCAAGAAAAGCGGACATTATATGTCTAAATGTCCAAACAAATCTGGATCTGAAGGAGGTTTTAGTGCTGTATTCACAACCGGTAATTTCAAAGAGACAGATTGGTATGTGGATAGTGGAGCCAGTGTTCACTTAACAGCATCTAAACAATGGTTAATGAACACAAGAAATCCTGATTTATCAGAGATAGTTGTTGCGAACAAATCCACAATTAAGGTTGACTGTGCAGGTGATGTCGAGATCAGAACAGTAACTGACAAAAACCATCGCATAATTTTAGAAAATGTTCAATATGTTCCAGGATTGACAACAAATTTACTTTCTGTTTGTCAGCTAATCAAAAATGGAAATAAGGTATCATTCAGTGAAAATGGTTGTGACATTTACAATCGCCATAATATTTTAGTGGCAACTGCTAGCTTGTGCAACAATGTGTACAAATTGAACGTGCATGAAGAGAAGCCAGTGTGCTATCAAGCAGTTAGCAAGAATACTTGGCATCAACGTTTGGGCCCCATCAACGATttatatttgaagaaaacatcGAAGTTGGTAGATGGCCTTGTGTACCAAGAGAAAAACATTGGAAATTGCGAGGTATGCTGCAGGGGTAAACAAGCTCGTTTACCATTTCCAAAAGAAGGCAGTCGAGCAGAAAAACTTCTGGAAATAATCCACAGTGACATATGCGGTCCAATGGAAAGCACATCATTAGGTGGAGCTAAATACTTCATCACTTTCACTGACGATTACAGCCGTATGTGTTTCGTATTCTTCTTAAAAACCAAAGATGAAGCATATGATAAATTCTTAGAATATAAAAACCTAGCTGAGAATCAACTTGACACAAAAATCAAAGTTCTGAGGAGTGATAATGGAGGAGAGTTTTGCAATCGAGAATTCAGCATGTTTTTAAAGAAAGCTGGAATTGTACACCAGACATCAAACAGCCACACACCTCAGCAAAACGGAATGGCTGAACGAATAAATCGAACACTGGTAGAGAAGGCAAGGTGCTTACTGTTTGAGGAAGGACTGAGTAAGACTTTATGGGCCGAAGCTTGCAAAACAGCGTGCTATTTGAGGAATCGTTCAGCATGCTCGAAGATAGAGAAGACACCATACGAAATGTGGACTGGTAGAAAACCCGATGTCAGTCACCTTCGTGTATATGGAAGTACAGTCATGGTGCATGTGCCAAAGGCCAACAGAAAGAAGTGGGATCAAAAATCAACAAAGCATATTCTAGTGGGCTATGATGAAACTACAAAGGGGTATAGGTGCTTCAACCCTAGTACGAAGAGTGTCATCACAAGTCGTGATGTGACGGTATTTGAAAAACCACCCGTAGTATCTCTTACTGAAGATCCAGAGGAAGATCTGGATTCAGTGGGGGATGAAAGTGAACCattgtctttaagttctgatgAATTAATCAATAATGAGTTTTCAGATAATGACTACGTTCCAGATATTCAAATAAGTCCACCAGACACGACACAGGTTCCAAGAAGGTCGCAAAGGAATGCTAAGAATAAGGCATTTGATGATTATGTCACCTACTTCAATGGTGCCCCTTCACCGAACATGCAACAAGTTCCAAAGTCTGTAGCAGAGGCGCTCTCCAGTGCAGACCGGCAGGAGTGGCAGCGTGCCATGGAGGAGGAGATTGAGTCCTTCTACGAGAATGAAACATGGGAACTTGTAGATCCACCTGAAGCGGCCACCATAGTTCAGTGTAAGTGGGTTTTCAAAGTGAAGTGCGGgagtgaaaatgaaaacaagtaTATAATATTGTAGCTAAAGGTTACACTCAGAGAGAAGGTATTGACTATAGTGAAACCTTTGCTCCGGTAGTGAGACATTCCACTCTGAGACTATTGATAGGATTAGCTGTAAAATTAGATTTAAGGATTctgcatttagatgtaaaaACAGCATTTCTAAATGGCATCTTGAGGGAAAATGTTTTTATGCATCAACCCGAAGGCTTTATTTCTGATCAAAGCAAAAACAAAGTTTTCAAGTTAAAAAAGGCTGTGTACGGCTTGAAGCAGTCAAGTCGTGCATGGAATGAAAGAGTTGATGAAGTGTTATCAGATATAGGCTATAGAAAATCTAAATTTGAGCCGTGTTTGTACGTTAAAAATAATCAAGGCAAATTAACGATTGTTGCTCTTTatgttgatgatttttttgttttttcggcAGACACGAAAGagacaaaatttttggaaagtcATTTAAGCtctaaatttaaaataaaaaatcttggAGAAGCTAAACACTGCTTGGGCTTGAGAATCAATCGAGATAAAAGTAGTATAACTATTGATCAGGAGCAGTATATAAATGATCTATTGATTAAGTTTAATATGATTGACTGTAAAACTGTGTGTACCCCTTTAGAAATCAATGTTAAACTCAATGTTATTGAAGGGGAAGAAACTTGTAGTCTAGAAATTCCCTATCAGGAACTTATAGGAAGCCTCATGTATTTGGCATTGATGATACGACCTGATATTGCACATGCAGTGAGTTCATTAAGTCAATACAATAATTGTTACACGAGACTGCACTGGCAGTGTGCAAAACGTGTCTTGCGATATTTAAAGGGAACAAAGAATTattccatgaaattttgtaaTGATAACTCTAGTATAGTTGGCTTTGCTGATGCTGATTGGGGATCAGACAGGCTAGATAGGAAATCTTTTTCGGGATATGTTTTTAAGTTTTGTGGTGGATCTATATCGTGGAAAAGTTGTAAACAGCGGACAGTTGCTTTGTCAACAACCGAAGCTGAGTATATGGCTTTAAGTGATGCCACAAAGGAAGCTATTTATCTGAGAAATCTTTTATTTGAGCTCACTGGAAGATTGGATtgtattgaaatttataatgataatCAGAGTGCCCAAAAGTTGGCAAACAATCCAGTTTTCCATGACAGATCGAAGCACATCGATATCAGGTACCATTTTTCGAGAGATGCcgttttggaaaataaaatcaGTTTGAAGTATTTGTCCACTGAAGAAATGGTGGCTGATATACTAACTAAGCCATTGCAAAATGTAAAAAACAAGAAGTTCCTGGGTTATTTAGGTTTAAGTACTTAAGTTGGTAGCGAAGATGTGAACTTTCGTTGAGTGGGGGTGTTGTAAATGTACACCGAAAGCTCATCTATTCTATGTGTGACATGCGCAGCATGCTACTTCTAATTTTATGTATCTGTGCTTCTCATTCTGGAAGctctcagtttttttttaactcgTCGTCGTCGTTGTGTTCACAGTTTACTTTTTCTCTTTTCCTTTCGAATAAACCGTTATAAACTCTGCAAGTGttttattaaatataaaaaacaacatattcattgtttatatccggtggcggccattatgttcaaaacgtaacgtctgtcaaatgcgaaataatctgcaacgttgccagtatgcccagatcttcttgatgggatcggtctttacttggtagaaattcatattaataaattgtttgagattatgacgtacaGTAGAACTCCAATTATCCGAACTCCGACTATCCGAATCGCCGATTATCCGAATCACAAAAAAGCCGCGAAGCCAGTGTTTGCGCGTCAAGTCTTGACTTGACTTGTCTTAACAAGTTAAGACAAGTTCCGGCACATTGCAGTCACGGCGCACCTGTCATTGTTTGTTTTGATTAGCCAGTGTGCTATTGACCTTGCTCGAGGACGCTACTCTTTCGCTACGGCTTACTTTTGTTTGTGCGTGTACAATACTGTATTGTTTTTATACCATGGCTTCGAAAAGAAAACGTGTTGTGCTATCGTTAGCGGACAAACTGAAAATTATAGAGCAACTCGATAAAGGTGTAACGGGTAAGAAGTTGTCTGAGATTTATGGTGTTGGACAAGCAACAATTTCTGACATTAAAAACAGTAAGTCAACACTTTTAAACTTTGTTTCGGTGCTTGAAAATGGAGATGGAAGTTCCTCCAGGAAAACAATGAAGACAGCAACCAACAAAAATTTGGAAGATGCTGTGTTTAAATGGTTTTTGCAGCAACGTTCTATGGGAAATCCGATTTCAGGTCCAATCCTTTGTGAAAAAGCCAAAATCTTAGCGGAAAAGCTTGGTTATTCATCTTTTAAGGCTAGTAACGGCTGGCTAAGGAATTTTAAATTCAGGCATGGTGTACGCGAGTTAGATTTGGCTGGTGAGAAGCTTTCAGCAGACTCTGCAGcagctgaaaattttattgaaaaatttaaaactgcATCAGAATCCTATGATCCAGAGTTTGTTTATAATGCCGATGAAACTGGCCTTGTTTGGAAAGCATTACCAAAAACCACTTTGGCTTCTAAAAGGGAATCTAGTGCCCCTGGACATAAGGTCAGTAAAGAACGTGTTACAGTGCTTAACTGTGCCAACTCCACTGGAAATCATAAACTGCCACTTTTTTTGATAGGAAAATCAAGAAATCCAAGAGCATTTAAAAACGTAAAAATACTTCCACTCTTCTACAAAAGTCAACCCAAGGCCTGGATGACTGCAGCTTTGTTTACCGAATGGTATGATGAAGTGTTTATTCCTGAAGTGAAAAAGCACCAAAAATCGGTGGGAAAAGAAGGCAGTAAGGTGCTTTTAATTGTTGATAACGCACCCACTCATCCTACAGCAGAACTGTTGGAAAGAGAGAATGGGCAGTTTAAAACGACGTTTTTGCCTCCCAATGTTACAAGTTTGCTGCAACCCATGGACCAGTCTGTTATTGAAACAATGAAGCGCCATTACAGAAGGCAACTGCTGAGAAAACTGCTGATCGAAGGTGctgaagatgaagaattggTTTTGGCAAATCATAGCAAAATAAATTTAAAGGACTGCTGTTACATTGTAGCGGAAGCTTGGAGTTTGGTTACGCCAGTGACGCTAAGACGTGCGTGGAATAAACTGAAAGGCCTACCGTCtgagaagaacaaaaaaaaagaatctgaagaaTATGAGAAACAAGAATATGGAgaggatgatgatgatgaagatgCGTTGTCACTAGAggaaataagaaaaatgatTGTTAAAATTCCTGGCTGTACAGAAGTAAGTGCTGAAGATGTAGGAGAGTGGATGGCTTGTGACACGTCTGACCCTGGTTTTCAAATTCTCAATGACGATGAAATTGTTGTAAGTGTGAGAGAAGATGTTGAAGTGGAAGTGGAAGAAGAACTTTCTGCTGATGTTGAAGTAGACGCTGGACCATCAGCTAGTGAAGCATTTGCCGGTCTCGAGACTGCTTTGAAGTGGATGGAGCGTCAGCCCGAGTGTGACCACTTGCAACTGCTCACCGTCAAGCGAATGCGTGACCTGGCTGCCCGAAAACGGTTGAAGACCGCAAAACAGCTTACATTGACGGAGATGTTTAAAAAacaatgatttttatttctaaaCTTGTACATAagtacattttatttatatttaaaacatgtgaaaatttcatgtttctttcatttaattcaataataaaaaaatagtgcAATATCAAAACGTAGCTTTTATTCTCTCCAAtggcaatttttttaaaaaaaatccgATTATCCGAATATTTGATTATCCGAATGGGCCCCGGTCCCCATTACTTCGGATAATTGGAGTTCTActgtattataaaactgtatggaaactcataattttcgcgcacctatttgaatagaaaattcggcaagtttattataatttatatattacGAACTGATTTTAAGGTTTATTTATTGCGAAAATAAGTATTTTGGCCCATCTTTGTTAACTTGTTCCAACATATTCCTACTATGATATGGTTGGAAAAGCTATCCAGCAAAGACCACGAGGAGGTGTAGGCCACCTTTGCCAGGAAAGGATAATGGAAATGAGGAAAACTTgggttttggaaaaaaaataggaaaaatttgGAACGAGCAAGAACAACATGAATAGAAGTAGAATATAGTAAAATAAAGTGAAAAATAGTAAATTACAGTGAAATATAGAAGTGAAATATACGTTGATGAAGCTAATCTTTAGATGGAaatatataatcaaaataaaactaACTACTGGTACCCTCCCCTTCATGTTGAGTGTCTGTGGGGGATATACTTCGGAAATATATTCAAAGAATTCATGGAACCTATCGGTGAATTTAGGAAATTTCCGATGAAAATAATGCTCGGCCAAGTAATAAACAAAATTGTCCGAGCGCCTTCCAAATCTAGGAATATCATACCTGATATCCCTCCAAAGCCTCTCAACATTCTGGGTATGAGCTCCAATGTCAGGGTCCACAAAGTTTAACGAGTGGTTAACCTTCAGATGTTGGAAACCCTCATTTTCCAAACAATCATAGGATCTCCAACAATCGGACATAACAGTGGTTTCTGGAAGAATCCACTCCTTGATTAATTCCAACAAAGTATCCTGACTCCTATCGGCAACTGGAACCATGAATACTTTCTTGGATTCTCGTTCGATTCCCCCAAAAATCCACTGCCCCTCTATAATTCTACCTCGATTATATTTTCTCCGACCAAATTTCGCTTCATCTATTTCCACAATTTTGCCCGGTCCCCCTAAAGGTTCAGTATGATCGCGTAcaattataaaacaaacttcTTTGCAAAAACTAACCCAGTCTTCAACTGTCATTCTGCTCCCTTCCATTTCGAGTTCAAGTTGTTCTTGCTTGAAACCAACCAGCCAAAATGCGACAAACTGGCATATTTCCTGGACAGACTTTTTACTTCCcgagaaaaaagtgttttttctgAATGTCTGAATGAAGCCACATCTCTGGCGAACTCTTCTATTTCTAGAATTTACTACAACTGTTGTAGTATTGCAAACGTACTTGTTGTGTCGttcaaaaaattaacattaacatCTTATGTAGGAACTATCATTGtataagaaaatatgaaaacaattatGTATATTGTGAGTATTgtatatattttaatgtttaataAATCTTTTTCTGATTCTGTGTTTGTGTTGTGTTGTTGATTGTTATT carries:
- the LOC123675446 gene encoding jerky protein homolog-like — protein: MASKRKRVVLSLADKLKIIEQLDKGVTGKKLSEIYGVGQATISDIKNSKSTLLNFVSVLENGDGSSSRKTMKTATNKNLEDAVFKWFLQQRSMGNPISGPILCEKAKILAEKLGYSSFKASNGWLRNFKFRHGVRELDLAGEKLSADSAAAENFIEKFKTASESYDPEFVYNADETGLVWKALPKTTLASKRESSAPGHKVSKERVTVLNCANSTGNHKLPLFLIGKSRNPRAFKNVKILPLFYKSQPKAWMTAALFTEWYDEVFIPEVKKHQKSVGKEGSKVLLIVDNAPTHPTAELLERENGQFKTTFLPPNVTSLLQPMDQSVIETMKRHYRRQLLRKLLIEGAEDEELVLANHSKINLKDCCYIVAEAWSLVTPVTLRRAWNKLKGLPSEKNKKKESEEYEKQEYGEDDDDEDALSLEEIRKMIVKIPGCTEVSAEDVGEWMACDTSDPGFQILNDDEIVVSVREDVEVEVEEELSADVEVDAGPSASEAFAGLETALKWMERQPECDHLQLLTVKRMRDLAARKRLKTAKQLTLTEMFKKQ